CTATAAAGAAGAAGAGCACGACGACCTGCCTTTCTAATTAAAAAATAGAAAATTGTAAAAACCGCAACTATTGCGGTTTTTTTGTGACTTTAAGAAAAAATGAGATTGTATTTCCTTAGCAAAGAATTGTTTTTTCCTCCGGTGGAAGAAGCTAATCCGGATGGTACATTGGCAATTGGCGGTGATTTGTCGCCAGAAAGGCTTGTATTGGCTTACAGGAGCGGGATTTTTCCATGGTTTGATGATGATGAGCCTATTCTTTGGTGGTCGCCGCCGGAAAGAATGGTTTTGTTTCCTGATGAGTTTAAAGTTTCTAAAAGCATGAGGAATATATTGAACCGTGGTATTTTCAGAGTAACATTCAACCAAAATTTCAGGGATGTTATTTCCAACTGCAGCACAATCAGCAGAGACGGTCAGCAGGGAACGTGGATTTCTGAACAGATGATTGAAGCCTATGTGAAACTCCATGAAATGGGAATTGCAAAGTCTGTAGAAGTCTGGCAGGATGAAGTACTGGTTGGAGGGCTTTATGGTATTGATTTGGGACATGTTTTCTGTGGTGAAAGTATGTTTTCCAAGGTTTCCAATGCCTCTAAAGTAGCTTTTGTTTCGTTGGTCAGGAAATTAAAGGAGGAAAATTATAAACTTTTGGATTGCCAGGTTCATAATAGCCATTTGGAAAGTTTGGGAGCCAGGGAAATTTCGAGAGAAGATTTTATGGCGATTCTTAAAAAAGAATATTGATGAGAAAAAACACTATAATTATTGGGTTGCTGCTATCTGTTTTATACGCTTGTAATTCGGTTAAACTGCCAGATGTAAAGGTTAATGCATATCCATTAGGCTATTCTCAGAAAATAGAAGGTGACAGCCTGATTATTACGCTGGACAACAGGTTGGAATGTCCGGTGCGGGTAGTCTTAAATGATTCTTCTTTAAATAAGCGTTTTGAAAACAAAGGAATTGTAGTGCTGGAACCCAAAGAAAAGAGAAGGACTGGTGTTTTTTTAGAGCGTAAAGAATATACTGCCGGGGCAAATTATATGCTGGGTAACGCCATCAGCTATCCAAAAGATAATAAGCTGTCCTTACCGTTTCGGAAAGGTAAACAATATAAGATAGTACAGGGACATAACGGGAACTTTTCCCATAATGAAGGATTGTCAAAACTAGCCCTGGATTTTGATTTAAAAGTTGGTGATACTGTATGTGCGGCTGCCAACGGTTATGTTGTGGGTCTTGTCGATAAGTATAAATATTATGGCAAAAACAGCTCATGGAAAGATTATGCCAATTTTATCACGCTTTACCATCCGGAAACGGGTCTGTTTACAGAATATGTACATTTAAAAGAGAATGGTGCAAAGGTAGCAGTAGGTGATTTTGTGAAAGCAGGACAGCCTATTGCCTTATGCGGAATGACAGGTTGGACTACAACTCCTCATTTGCATTTTGTTGCCTATTTCAGAAATACAGATTGGAAATCTGAACCTATAGAGATTGACTTTGCAGAGAATTACAAAAGTGGAAGTTTAAAACCCGGAGATGTCGTAAAAAAATGATGAGAATGCTGTGGCCTTACTTTTTGGTCCAGCATTCACCAACATGGTCGTTTACCATTCCTGTAGCCTGCATGTGTGCATAAATAACGGTAGAACCAACGAATTTAAATCCTCTTTTTTTTAAATCTTTGCTGATTTCGTCAGAAAGTGGAGTTGTAGCGGGAACATCAGCCAATGTTTTTGGATTGTTTATAATGGGCTTGCCTCCGGTAAATTTCCAGATATAATCTGAGAAACTTCCGAATTCTTTTTGTGTTTCCATAAAAGCTTGGGCGTTGGTCACGGCAGCACGTATTTTTAGCTGATTCCTGATAATTCCTGTGTCCTGTAAAAGTTCCTGAATTTTTTCTTCGGTATATTGAGCTACCTTTTTATAATCAAAATTATCGAAGGCTTTTTTGAAGTTTTCTCTCTTTCGAAGTATGGTAATCCAGCTCAAACCGGCCTGAAAAGTTTCTAAGGTAAGGAATTCGAATAGTTTTTGGTCCTCATAAACAGGAACGCCCCATTCTTCGTCATGGTATTTTTCATATAGGCTGTCGCCAACACACCATCTGCATCTGATTTTTTCCATTGCTTCGATTTTACTCCAAATATAAATAAAAATCCCGCTTCGGAAGAAGCGGGATCAGTATATAAGATAGTGTTCAGGAGATTATCCTAAAGCAGCTCTTTTGAAACCAGTAACAGTCAAGCTTGGGTCAACAGATTTTACATATCCGGAAACGCTAACAGCACCGTCTTTAATGTAATCCTGGTTTACCAATGTATTGTCTTTGTAGAAACGTTGGATTTTACCTTTAGCGATGTTATCTAGCATAGCTTCTGGTTTTCCTTCCTGACGCAATTGATCTTTAGCGATTTCTACTTCTTTTTCAATGATAGATGCATCAACACCAGCCTCGTCTAACGCGATTGGGTTCATAGCAGCAGCCTGCATAGCAACGTTTCTGGCAGCTTCTTCAGCACCAGGAACATTAGCAGAAAGAGAAACTAGAGTAGCGATTTTGTTACCTGCGTGGATGTAAGATCCAACGAAAGCACCTTCTAATCTTTCGAAAGAACCGATTTCGATTTTCTCTCCGATAACTCCGGTTTGCTCGATTAATTTATCAGCAACAGTGATTCCGTTGAAATCAGCTGCTAAAAATTCTTCTTTAGTCTGGAAGTTTAAAGCAAGGTTAGCCAAATCTGTAGCCAACTTTACGAAACCTTCATTTTTTCCAACGAAGTCAGTCTCACAGTTCAATGAGATTACAACACCAGAAGTTTTGTCTGCATTTACAACAGCGATAGCAGCACCTTCAGTAGATTCTCTATCAGATCTGTTAGCAGCTACTTTTTGGCCTTTTTTACGTAGGTTTTCGATAGCTAGTTCGAAATTTCCGTCAGCCTCAACAAGCGCTTTTTTGCAGTCCATCATCCCGGCACCAGTCAGGGTTCTTAATTTATTTACATCTGCAGCAGTTATAGTTGCCATTTTAGTGTGTTTTTTTAAGGGTTAAAAATAAAAAATTCCAAAGTCTAAATTCCAAATCCCAAGTTTATTAAATTATCAACGTATTGTAATTTATCTGGAAATTGGAATTTAAATATTTGGAATCTAATTTAATTTATTCTTCAGTAGAAGCTTCTACAGTCTCGTTTGGAGCGTCAGTAGCTTCGTCAACTGGCTGTTCAACTTCTTTGTCAGAAGTAGTGTTTCTGTCAGAAAGACCTTCGATAACAGCAGCAGTTACTAAAGATAAAATTTTCTCAATTGATTTAGAAGCATCGTCATTTGCAGGTATTACATAATCTACCTCTCTTGGGTCAGAGTTTGTATCTACCATTGCGAAAACTGGAATGTTTAATTTTTGAGCTTCTTTAATCGCGATGTGTTCAGCTTTAATGTCTACAACGAACAATGCAGCAGGAAGTCTTGACATATCAGCAATAGAACCTAAGTTCTTCTCTAATTTTGCACGAAGACGATCAACCTGTAAACGTTCTTTTTTAGATAATGTCATGAAAGTACCGTCTTTCTTCATTCTATCAATAGAAGCCATTTTCTTAACCGCTTTTCTGATAGTTACGAAGTTAGTCAACATACCACCTGGCCATCTTTCAGTGATGTAAGGCATGTTTGCTGCAGCTGCTTTTTCAGCTACGATATCTTTTGCTTGTTTTTTGGTAGCAACGAATAATATTTTTCTACCTGATGCAGCGATTTTTTTCAAAGCTTCATTAGCTTCTTCGATTTTAGCTGCAGTTTTATATAGATTGATAATGTGGATTCCATTACGCTCCATATAGATGTAAGGAGCCATGTTTGGATCCCACTTTCTAGTCATGTGTCCGAAGTGAACACCTGCTTCTAGTAATTCTTTAACTTCTACTTTGTTTGCCATTTTAATAAATAGTTTACGTTCTGTTGATTAGCAATGTATAAATGGCGGATTACCGGCTGAATACATTTAGATGCTAAACTAATTTCCTGCCTCGACAGGGAATAACAACATTGTTTTGAATAATAAATGAACGGTGTCTTTTCTGTTACCGAAAAGACGGTAATATTAACGTTTAGAGAACTGGAATCTCTTACGAGCTTTCTTCTGACCGAATTTCTTACGTTCAACCATTCTAGGGTCTCTTGTTAATAAACCTTCTGGTTTCAGGATAGCTCTGTTTTCAGCATTTACTTCGCACATTGCGCGAGCGATTGCCATTCTTACAGCTTCTGCCTGACCAGTTGAACCACCACCATAAACGTTTACTTTTACGTCAAAGCTTGAAGCATTCTCAGTCATTGAAAGAGGTTGCAAAACTTTGTACTGTAAAGTTGCAGTCGGGAAGTAAGTTGTAAATTCTTTTTTGTTTACCGTGATGTTTCCAGTTCCTTCTGTAACATAAACACGGGCAACAGCGGTTTTTCTTCTACCGATTTTGTGAATTGTAGCCATTACTTAAGATCGTTAAGGTTAACAGTTTTAGGTTTTTGAGCTTCGTGAGAGTGCTCAGGACCTACAACAACATTTAAATTTCTGAAAAGTTGTGCGCCTAATTTGTTTTTAGGTAGCATTCCTTTTACTGCTTTTTCCACTAAAGATGCAGGGTTTTTTGTCTGTAATACTTTAGCAGTCAAAGTTCTTTGTCCTCCTGGGTAACCTGTATGACGCATATAGATTTTGTCATCCAATTTGTTACCTGTAAGGTTGATTTTTTCTGCGTTAATAACAATTACGTTATCTCCACAGTCCACGTGCGGTGTATAACTCGGCTTGTATTTACCTCTAAGGATCATAGCGACCTTTGAAGCAAGACGGCCCAAGTTATGACCTTCAGCATCAACAACAATCCACTCTTTCTTTACAGTGGCTTTGTTTGCTGAAATTGTCTTGTAGCTTAATGTGTTCACAATAATTTATTTTAATTAAACATTCCATCCCCAATAAAGGGGTTGCAAAAGTACAATAATTATTTTTAAATGCAAACACCTATAAAAGATTATTTTAGAGGCTGATTATCAGATTGAAAATCTGTAAATGAAGAAGGGCAAATGTAAGCATTATTTTTAATTTACTGATTCAATAAGGAAGGGTGGTTGGTTTTAAAAAATAAAAAACCATCTAAAAGGCTTAGATGGTTTACTGGATGTATGAATAAGTGATTTTATACAATAAACAAATTGGCTATGTTCACAGATTGTTGTGTGGTTAGCGGTTCGTCATAGGATTCTGATCCGGCCAATCCGGGAATTGCAGGTCCTAACGATCCGTTGTTTACGGTGCTGGTATTAAATCCTGCCTGGGTTACATTTTCTTCTCCGTCATAAACCGCTTGTGTTGCAGATGGCATTCCGGCGCCTCTTTGGTTTCCCGTAATCCATCCTTTAAGTCCTCGCAATCTTCGTACTTCCGAGGCATGGCGGGCTTCTACAGAATGAATCTGCAAGGCGGCTGTCAGTAAATCGGGTGTCGATATCAAATTGCCGGCTTGTCCTTTATAGGCTCTTACTCCCGTATCTTCAAAAGCCTGTGCCAATACTAAAAATTGCTGGTATGCGGCGGTGGCGCCTATTCCTGTAGTATTGAAAGGATCAAAAGCGCCTCCGACTGTAAAGTCAAACGTTGGTTTTGCAACCGCACTGGCTCCGAGCCCTGCAATCAGGAACTCCACATGGCTGGCTTCGTGCTTTGCAATCTGCATGAATACTTTTTCGTCTCTTCCGCCGGTTGGAATAACTCCAGATTCCAATCCTAATCGATAGAATTCGTCTTCAAGATATTCTAATGTTAACGCAAGCTGTAAGGCTCCAATAGGTGTGCTTGGCGTAGGCCCTATATCTGATGCAAAAGCTTTGTTGGTAAATGCTGCCAATCCTAATGGTATTGAAGCCAGTGCTAAATTTTTACCTAGTTGTCCAAATTGCCCGAAACTATCTCTTCGGGAACCTTTACTGTTCATTAAATGGTCATCAGTAAAGGACTCTATAAATTTTAATAGATTCATAATTTCTAATTTTTTTGGTTAGTGTTTAAGGTAAATAGGTAGCCGTGAACTCCGTTGTGATAAAACTGCCGGCTATGGGAAGTATCTGCGATGGATTTTTGGCGGCATCCAGACCATTTGAGGCGTTGACAACATCATCGCCTGCAAAATCATTCGAATTAGGATTAATCAAACTCCTTATAGCGGAGGCGTGCCTTGCTTCAACAGAAACAATTTTACCAGCCAGCAATAAATAATCAGTACTTGTAATTAATTTTCCTGCTCCGTTATAAGCTGCAACACCTGTATCTTCTAATGCTTTTGCTGTCCCCAGAATAGAACTCCTGCTGCTAAAGTTTACGGTGCTGAAATCAAATTGCAATGCAGGAAGCAGTTGAGTAGAAGGATTAGGCAAGGCTCCGGTTAAAGCAGCCTTGAAGAATTCTCTGTGGATTACTTCGTGGGCGTATAAATCAGAGAGTATCTGTTGTTCTTCGCTGTTAAAAAGTGCCCCAAAATTATTCAGGTTGACAACACGCGTATAAAAATCGGCTTCAAGTTGTTCCAGTGCATAGGCATAAGTCAAAACACCCAGGTCGCCGCTTCCAAGATCAAATTTGCCGTTTCGTACTCCGGGAGCATAAGGGCCATTGTTCATGGAATCATCGTCATTATTACAGCCGGTTAAGAGCAATCCTGTGGCTGCCATAGTGAGTCCGCTAATCTTTAAGAAACTTCTTCGATTGGTTCCC
This portion of the Flavobacterium lindanitolerans genome encodes:
- the rpsB gene encoding 30S ribosomal protein S2, whose protein sequence is MANKVEVKELLEAGVHFGHMTRKWDPNMAPYIYMERNGIHIINLYKTAAKIEEANEALKKIAASGRKILFVATKKQAKDIVAEKAAAANMPYITERWPGGMLTNFVTIRKAVKKMASIDRMKKDGTFMTLSKKERLQVDRLRAKLEKNLGSIADMSRLPAALFVVDIKAEHIAIKEAQKLNIPVFAMVDTNSDPREVDYVIPANDDASKSIEKILSLVTAAVIEGLSDRNTTSDKEVEQPVDEATDAPNETVEASTEE
- a CDS encoding ferritin-like domain-containing protein, coding for MNLLKFIESFTDDHLMNSKGSRRDSFGQFGQLGKNLALASIPLGLAAFTNKAFASDIGPTPSTPIGALQLALTLEYLEDEFYRLGLESGVIPTGGRDEKVFMQIAKHEASHVEFLIAGLGASAVAKPTFDFTVGGAFDPFNTTGIGATAAYQQFLVLAQAFEDTGVRAYKGQAGNLISTPDLLTAALQIHSVEARHASEVRRLRGLKGWITGNQRGAGMPSATQAVYDGEENVTQAGFNTSTVNNGSLGPAIPGLAGSESYDEPLTTQQSVNIANLFIV
- the rpsI gene encoding 30S ribosomal protein S9; the encoded protein is MATIHKIGRRKTAVARVYVTEGTGNITVNKKEFTTYFPTATLQYKVLQPLSMTENASSFDVKVNVYGGGSTGQAEAVRMAIARAMCEVNAENRAILKPEGLLTRDPRMVERKKFGQKKARKRFQFSKR
- the rplM gene encoding 50S ribosomal protein L13; translated protein: MNTLSYKTISANKATVKKEWIVVDAEGHNLGRLASKVAMILRGKYKPSYTPHVDCGDNVIVINAEKINLTGNKLDDKIYMRHTGYPGGQRTLTAKVLQTKNPASLVEKAVKGMLPKNKLGAQLFRNLNVVVGPEHSHEAQKPKTVNLNDLK
- a CDS encoding ferritin-like domain-containing protein, translated to MKNVVTVKEQLTSGTNRRSFLKISGLTMAATGLLLTGCNNDDDSMNNGPYAPGVRNGKFDLGSGDLGVLTYAYALEQLEADFYTRVVNLNNFGALFNSEEQQILSDLYAHEVIHREFFKAALTGALPNPSTQLLPALQFDFSTVNFSSRSSILGTAKALEDTGVAAYNGAGKLITSTDYLLLAGKIVSVEARHASAIRSLINPNSNDFAGDDVVNASNGLDAAKNPSQILPIAGSFITTEFTATYLP
- a CDS encoding M23 family metallopeptidase codes for the protein MRKNTIIIGLLLSVLYACNSVKLPDVKVNAYPLGYSQKIEGDSLIITLDNRLECPVRVVLNDSSLNKRFENKGIVVLEPKEKRRTGVFLERKEYTAGANYMLGNAISYPKDNKLSLPFRKGKQYKIVQGHNGNFSHNEGLSKLALDFDLKVGDTVCAAANGYVVGLVDKYKYYGKNSSWKDYANFITLYHPETGLFTEYVHLKENGAKVAVGDFVKAGQPIALCGMTGWTTTPHLHFVAYFRNTDWKSEPIEIDFAENYKSGSLKPGDVVKK
- the tsf gene encoding translation elongation factor Ts, which gives rise to MATITAADVNKLRTLTGAGMMDCKKALVEADGNFELAIENLRKKGQKVAANRSDRESTEGAAIAVVNADKTSGVVISLNCETDFVGKNEGFVKLATDLANLALNFQTKEEFLAADFNGITVADKLIEQTGVIGEKIEIGSFERLEGAFVGSYIHAGNKIATLVSLSANVPGAEEAARNVAMQAAAMNPIALDEAGVDASIIEKEVEIAKDQLRQEGKPEAMLDNIAKGKIQRFYKDNTLVNQDYIKDGAVSVSGYVKSVDPSLTVTGFKRAALG
- the aat gene encoding leucyl/phenylalanyl-tRNA--protein transferase; the encoded protein is MYFLSKELFFPPVEEANPDGTLAIGGDLSPERLVLAYRSGIFPWFDDDEPILWWSPPERMVLFPDEFKVSKSMRNILNRGIFRVTFNQNFRDVISNCSTISRDGQQGTWISEQMIEAYVKLHEMGIAKSVEVWQDEVLVGGLYGIDLGHVFCGESMFSKVSNASKVAFVSLVRKLKEENYKLLDCQVHNSHLESLGAREISREDFMAILKKEY
- a CDS encoding DNA-3-methyladenine glycosylase I yields the protein MEKIRCRWCVGDSLYEKYHDEEWGVPVYEDQKLFEFLTLETFQAGLSWITILRKRENFKKAFDNFDYKKVAQYTEEKIQELLQDTGIIRNQLKIRAAVTNAQAFMETQKEFGSFSDYIWKFTGGKPIINNPKTLADVPATTPLSDEISKDLKKRGFKFVGSTVIYAHMQATGMVNDHVGECWTKK